Proteins encoded within one genomic window of Thermogemmata fonticola:
- a CDS encoding glutamine synthetase III family protein, with protein sequence MANLRQQAIIAIANARYQLNRIDFRTTHLKELFGELVFSEEEQRARLPKPVFKALQRTIRQGVPLDPSMADTIAAAMKDWAIEHGATHFTHLFQPMTGLTAEKHDSFLTPTGTGRAIAEFSGKELVKGEPDASSFPSGGLRATFEARGYTAWDPTSPAYIREAPNGATLVIPTVFVSYTGEALDKKTPLLRSMEALSTHALRILRLFGNTEAQKVFSTVGPEQEYFLIDKHFFYARPDLVNCGRTLFGAKPPKGQELEDQYFGAIPERVLACMADCEAQLFRLGVPVKTRHNEVAPSQYEIAVTYEDANLACDHNQLVMDILRQTADRYGLVCLLHEKPFAGINGSGKHNNWSMATDTGENLLNPGDSPHENAQFLVFCVAVIRAVARYPELLRVSVASAGNDHRLGANEAPPAIISVFLGEQLQDVMDQLERADLKGTRQGGYMEIGVSVLPKLPRDAGDRNRTSPFAFTGNKFEFRAVGSSFSIAGPNTVLNTIVAESLDYIATHLEAAVKAGKPLHRAIQELLPGIIKESKKVLFNGDNYSEEWHREAERRGLPNLRNTVDAIPVIIRKDSVELFTKYKVFNERELQSRYVIFSEKYVKEVTIEANMMLMMARTMILPAALEYQGRVAQTVATVKSAGIDPAAQAEHLRELTEAISHFQAAIAALDKAVHYHPEGDAYAHAKYVRDAVLPKMAELRKWGDTLETLVADELWPLPTYREMLFIK encoded by the coding sequence ATGGCTAATTTGCGTCAGCAGGCGATTATTGCTATCGCTAACGCCCGTTACCAACTCAACCGGATTGACTTCCGGACCACCCATTTGAAGGAACTCTTCGGCGAACTGGTTTTTAGCGAAGAAGAACAGCGGGCGCGCCTGCCCAAGCCGGTATTCAAGGCCCTGCAGCGCACAATTCGCCAGGGTGTGCCGTTGGACCCTTCGATGGCTGACACAATTGCCGCCGCCATGAAGGACTGGGCTATCGAACACGGTGCCACTCACTTCACCCACTTGTTCCAGCCCATGACGGGCCTGACTGCAGAAAAGCACGATAGTTTCCTCACTCCGACGGGAACGGGCCGCGCTATCGCGGAGTTCAGCGGCAAGGAGCTGGTCAAGGGCGAACCCGATGCCTCCAGCTTTCCCAGCGGCGGCCTGCGAGCTACCTTCGAGGCACGCGGCTACACGGCTTGGGATCCTACCTCCCCGGCTTACATCCGGGAGGCGCCAAACGGGGCTACTCTGGTGATCCCCACTGTGTTCGTTTCCTACACAGGCGAAGCACTCGACAAAAAGACCCCCCTGCTCCGCTCGATGGAGGCTCTCTCCACTCATGCCCTGCGTATCCTACGCCTCTTCGGCAACACTGAGGCCCAAAAGGTTTTTAGCACGGTGGGACCAGAACAAGAGTATTTCCTGATCGACAAGCATTTCTTCTATGCCCGTCCCGACCTGGTCAACTGCGGGCGGACCCTCTTCGGAGCCAAGCCCCCCAAAGGGCAGGAGCTAGAGGATCAATACTTCGGTGCCATTCCGGAACGCGTCTTAGCCTGCATGGCCGATTGCGAGGCCCAACTCTTCCGCCTCGGTGTACCGGTCAAAACCCGGCACAATGAAGTGGCTCCGAGCCAATATGAAATCGCGGTCACCTATGAGGACGCCAACCTCGCCTGCGACCACAATCAACTCGTGATGGACATTCTGCGGCAAACCGCGGATCGATATGGCCTGGTATGCCTGCTTCATGAGAAGCCATTTGCAGGGATCAACGGTTCCGGCAAGCACAACAATTGGTCTATGGCGACAGATACAGGAGAAAATCTGCTCAATCCGGGGGATAGCCCCCACGAGAACGCTCAGTTTTTGGTCTTCTGCGTCGCCGTCATCCGGGCCGTGGCCCGCTATCCGGAACTGCTCCGCGTCTCCGTAGCCAGTGCCGGCAACGACCACCGTCTCGGAGCCAACGAAGCGCCGCCGGCGATCATCTCCGTGTTCCTTGGCGAACAGCTTCAGGATGTTATGGATCAACTCGAACGAGCTGACCTGAAAGGTACCCGTCAAGGCGGCTACATGGAAATTGGTGTGAGTGTCCTACCCAAACTCCCCCGCGATGCGGGCGATCGCAATCGAACTTCTCCCTTCGCCTTTACGGGGAACAAGTTCGAGTTTCGTGCAGTCGGCAGTTCGTTCAGCATCGCTGGTCCTAATACAGTTCTCAACACGATCGTCGCCGAATCCCTGGATTACATCGCTACCCACTTGGAGGCGGCGGTCAAGGCGGGCAAACCGCTCCACCGAGCTATCCAGGAATTGTTGCCGGGAATCATCAAGGAATCGAAGAAGGTGCTGTTCAACGGTGACAATTACTCCGAAGAGTGGCACCGCGAGGCCGAGCGGCGCGGCTTGCCCAACTTGCGCAATACCGTGGACGCCATCCCGGTCATCATCCGGAAAGACTCGGTGGAACTGTTTACTAAATACAAGGTGTTCAATGAACGCGAACTCCAGAGCCGCTATGTCATTTTCAGCGAAAAGTATGTCAAAGAGGTCACCATCGAAGCCAACATGATGCTGATGATGGCGCGGACGATGATCCTACCGGCTGCGTTAGAGTATCAGGGGCGAGTGGCCCAAACTGTGGCCACGGTTAAGTCCGCCGGAATTGATCCCGCGGCCCAAGCCGAGCATCTCCGCGAGTTAACCGAGGCCATATCTCACTTCCAGGCCGCTATTGCTGCCCTGGACAAGGCTGTCCATTACCATCCGGAAGGTGATGCCTACGCCCATGCGAAGTACGTCAGGGATGCTGTCTTACCCAAGATGGCCGAGCTTCGCAAATGGGGGGACACACTCGAAACCCTTGTCGCCGATGAACTCTGGCCTCTGCCCACCTACCGGGAAATGCTCTTCATCAAATAA
- a CDS encoding ParA family protein: MRRIAVINQKGGVGKTTTTVNLGAALARRGRRVCLVDLDPQAHATTHLGVEPDGQKPSIYHVLLGQCYIQQVRRQVAEGLWLVPADLDLAAAEVELAGVVGREVILREALQKDEETFDYLLMDCGPSLGVLTLNALAAADEVLIPLQPHFLALHGLSKLLETTALVARRIHPGLRVSGIVICLFDSSTRLAQEVVADLHTFLERSRGQGLPWSCARIFASKIRRNIKLAECPSHGQTIFSYAPKSPGAADYAALAEEIDGAGATSFPVGMSATEVEKYSAQDAPLGGSTEDGTGIVLGPVQLSATLERTTLETIAEKPFPPGPENNHFNPETTEQLLPSATPQGALPSLSIPG; encoded by the coding sequence ATGCGACGGATCGCAGTGATCAATCAAAAAGGCGGCGTAGGTAAGACTACGACAACAGTCAACTTGGGAGCGGCCTTAGCTCGGCGAGGGCGGAGGGTCTGCCTGGTGGACTTGGATCCGCAAGCCCATGCGACGACCCACTTAGGAGTGGAACCGGATGGCCAAAAACCTTCAATTTACCATGTCCTTTTGGGCCAGTGCTACATTCAGCAGGTGCGCCGGCAGGTGGCCGAGGGGCTGTGGCTAGTCCCTGCTGATCTCGATTTGGCCGCTGCGGAGGTGGAATTGGCCGGCGTAGTGGGCCGGGAAGTCATTCTCCGCGAAGCGTTGCAAAAGGATGAGGAAACGTTTGACTATCTGCTCATGGATTGCGGCCCGTCCCTGGGAGTATTGACTCTCAATGCCTTGGCTGCGGCGGATGAAGTGCTTATTCCCCTCCAACCGCATTTTCTGGCCCTCCATGGCCTGTCCAAGCTCCTGGAGACAACCGCTTTGGTCGCTCGTCGCATCCATCCGGGTTTACGGGTGTCCGGCATAGTCATTTGCCTCTTCGATTCCTCCACCCGTTTGGCCCAGGAAGTCGTAGCAGACCTCCACACCTTCCTAGAGCGTAGTCGCGGGCAGGGATTACCTTGGTCTTGTGCCCGGATCTTCGCGAGCAAAATCCGGCGAAACATCAAGTTGGCTGAATGCCCTAGCCATGGGCAGACGATTTTCTCCTATGCTCCGAAAAGCCCAGGTGCCGCTGATTATGCCGCCTTGGCCGAGGAAATCGACGGGGCTGGCGCGACCAGTTTCCCCGTTGGCATGTCGGCGACGGAGGTAGAAAAGTATTCTGCTCAGGACGCACCGCTTGGCGGATCCACAGAAGATGGAACAGGGATTGTTCTGGGACCGGTACAACTCTCCGCGACCCTGGAGAGAACCACCCTTGAGACGATTGCAGAAAAACCTTTCCCACCAGGGCCAGAGAACAACCACTTTAACCCGGAAACGACGGAGCAACTCTTGCCAAGTGCTACTCCTCAGGGAGCTTTGCCGTCCCTGAGCATTCCCGGCTAA
- the ybeY gene encoding rRNA maturation RNase YbeY: MIRVRIANPYEWPLDYARLKAAARTVLEGEKISTAVLTLAFVTDEHIHRLNRQFLQHDEPTDVLTFPYSSPSAARLEGEVVISYETAQREAQERGHPLDAELGLYVIHGCLHLCGYDDTTTPSAAAMRGRERHYLLLLGWPDITHSDDTDQR; the protein is encoded by the coding sequence ATGATCCGTGTGCGAATAGCGAACCCCTACGAATGGCCGCTAGATTATGCGCGCCTCAAGGCGGCGGCCCGAACAGTCCTGGAAGGCGAAAAAATCAGCACTGCTGTCCTCACTTTGGCGTTTGTCACCGATGAGCATATTCATCGGTTAAACCGGCAGTTCCTTCAACATGATGAGCCGACCGATGTTTTGACATTCCCTTATTCCTCTCCTTCCGCCGCACGATTGGAAGGGGAGGTGGTGATCAGCTACGAGACGGCCCAGAGAGAGGCGCAGGAACGCGGGCACCCTCTCGATGCCGAATTGGGCCTGTACGTGATCCACGGTTGCTTGCATCTCTGCGGCTATGACGATACCACAACTCCCTCGGCTGCCGCTATGCGGGGGCGTGAACGCCACTATTTACTCCTCCTCGGTTGGCCGGATATTACACATTCTGACGACACAGACCAGCGATGA
- a CDS encoding rhodanese-like domain-containing protein, producing MIPQIQPQELKLLLERGVPVLLLDVREPQEYAWCHLPGSLHIPLGELPSRVGELNVGEELVVVYCHHGIRSLSGAAILLQAGFPKVASLAGGIDRWSVQIDPSMPRY from the coding sequence ATGATCCCGCAGATTCAGCCCCAGGAATTGAAACTTCTCTTAGAGCGCGGTGTTCCCGTGCTGCTGCTGGACGTTCGAGAACCTCAGGAATATGCCTGGTGTCACCTGCCAGGCAGTCTCCATATCCCCTTGGGGGAATTACCGAGTCGGGTTGGAGAATTGAACGTCGGGGAGGAACTCGTGGTGGTGTATTGCCACCACGGCATTCGGAGTTTGAGTGGGGCGGCCATCCTGCTCCAAGCCGGTTTTCCTAAGGTTGCTTCACTGGCTGGCGGAATTGACCGTTGGTCTGTGCAGATTGATCCTTCCATGCCACGGTACTAG
- a CDS encoding peptide MFS transporter, producing the protein MRTEYLIMAIAWLVVGIWVALVIAANRKVHPKVLFLLFMVELWERFSYYGMRALLILYLTSLAITGGFNIPKDQAYGIYAAYGALVYLTPLAGGILADRILGFRKAIFWGAVLMAAGQFTLALSTGQQKIPQTDVQALPALTGNTVLAGTTEGSGNFLLMYLGLALLVLGNGFFKPNISSLIGRYYEQGDPRRDGAFTIFYMGINIGAFLTPLTCGTIAEIEGWSYGFMTAGLGMCLGLTIFLYTAAQGYLGPHAEPPMPAAGSATSSTTNEEVANLEGNNTQSFATTTPAQPWYLTASVVYLGTFAAIPLAMWLIHHNEVMDWILLGLGLITVAYMIRISLAYDLVERQRMWVIILLLFFTTVFWSFFELAGSAINIFTLQNVNKNLWWGIQLTTSNFQAVNPLFIMVFAPFFSVMWVWLARRGWEPAAPVKFAIGLALLGAGFLVLNLGKAAAVEAMVPALFLILMYLLHTLGELALSPVGLSLVTKLAPARIAGLCMGFWFLSSAIAHQAGKWISRLTVVPEGSSREESLQKSIEVFNMVGMFALVSAGILLALSPIIKRWMHGVR; encoded by the coding sequence ATGCGTACCGAGTATCTGATCATGGCCATCGCGTGGCTAGTAGTTGGCATCTGGGTCGCCTTGGTCATTGCGGCGAATCGCAAAGTTCATCCCAAAGTCTTGTTCCTGCTGTTCATGGTCGAGTTGTGGGAGCGTTTCAGTTACTACGGAATGCGGGCCTTGTTAATCCTCTACTTGACCTCCCTGGCTATTACCGGCGGCTTCAACATTCCCAAGGACCAAGCTTATGGCATATACGCCGCCTACGGTGCACTGGTGTACCTGACACCCTTGGCCGGCGGCATTCTGGCCGACCGGATATTAGGCTTCCGCAAAGCCATTTTCTGGGGCGCCGTCCTCATGGCTGCTGGCCAGTTCACCCTGGCTCTGAGCACAGGCCAGCAGAAGATACCTCAAACGGACGTACAAGCCCTGCCCGCCCTGACTGGTAACACTGTCCTGGCGGGAACTACGGAGGGAAGCGGTAATTTTTTGCTCATGTACCTGGGACTGGCACTACTGGTTTTGGGCAACGGCTTTTTCAAACCGAACATCTCCAGTCTGATCGGCCGGTACTACGAACAGGGGGACCCACGGCGGGATGGAGCTTTCACCATCTTTTACATGGGCATCAATATCGGCGCTTTCCTGACCCCCTTGACGTGCGGCACCATCGCGGAGATCGAAGGCTGGAGTTACGGTTTTATGACCGCCGGGCTGGGAATGTGCTTGGGACTGACCATTTTCTTGTACACCGCTGCTCAGGGATATCTGGGTCCCCATGCCGAACCGCCCATGCCTGCGGCAGGATCGGCGACATCCTCGACAACCAACGAGGAAGTAGCAAACCTTGAGGGAAACAACACGCAAAGCTTCGCTACTACGACTCCCGCCCAACCGTGGTATCTGACCGCCAGCGTTGTCTATCTCGGTACCTTCGCAGCGATTCCGCTGGCCATGTGGCTGATCCACCACAATGAAGTGATGGACTGGATTCTGCTGGGCCTAGGTTTGATCACCGTGGCGTACATGATCCGCATTTCCCTGGCTTACGATCTGGTCGAGCGGCAACGAATGTGGGTCATCATTCTGCTTCTCTTTTTCACCACAGTTTTCTGGAGCTTCTTTGAACTCGCCGGCAGCGCCATCAACATTTTCACCTTACAGAACGTGAACAAGAACCTATGGTGGGGCATTCAGTTGACAACGAGCAATTTCCAGGCGGTGAATCCTCTGTTCATCATGGTGTTCGCTCCGTTCTTCTCCGTCATGTGGGTCTGGCTGGCGCGTCGGGGATGGGAACCAGCCGCCCCAGTGAAGTTTGCCATCGGCTTGGCCCTCCTTGGCGCTGGATTTTTAGTGCTCAATTTGGGGAAAGCCGCCGCTGTGGAGGCGATGGTCCCGGCCTTGTTCCTCATCCTCATGTACTTGCTACACACGCTCGGAGAATTGGCCCTTTCGCCTGTCGGACTATCTCTCGTGACCAAACTGGCTCCAGCCCGCATTGCGGGGTTATGCATGGGCTTCTGGTTCCTCTCCTCTGCCATCGCCCATCAGGCAGGCAAGTGGATTTCCCGCTTGACAGTGGTTCCGGAAGGCTCCAGCCGAGAGGAAAGTTTGCAGAAATCCATCGAGGTGTTCAACATGGTCGGAATGTTCGCGCTGGTTTCGGCGGGGATACTGCTGGCTCTGTCACCGATCATCAAGCGATGGATGCATGGCGTACGGTGA
- a CDS encoding amidohydrolase family protein, with protein MIPIVDTHQHLWDLSKFRLAWLDPNTDAGKILGRNFTPKEYEEATRGLNVVKAVYMEVDVVPEQQQAEADYIIALCESGKTPTCAAVVSGRPAADNFAAYVRQFKDHKYVKGLRQVLHVKDTPPGYCLQPAFIRGIRLLGELGLSFDLCIRPAELPDYVKLIDQCPHTRFILDHCGNADLKHTREQREKWKKDMAEIAKRKHIVCKVSGFLASAPKRGEWKLEDVADIVHHTLDVFGPDRVMFGGDWPVCLLGVEKYADWVNALKEVIRDRPEEVQRKLFHDNAVKFYGLPK; from the coding sequence ATGATTCCGATCGTGGACACGCACCAGCATCTGTGGGATTTGAGCAAGTTCCGGCTGGCGTGGTTAGACCCTAACACGGATGCCGGGAAAATACTAGGCCGTAATTTCACGCCCAAGGAATACGAGGAAGCGACGCGGGGGTTGAATGTGGTCAAAGCTGTGTATATGGAGGTCGATGTAGTGCCGGAACAACAGCAAGCAGAGGCTGACTATATCATCGCGTTGTGTGAGAGTGGCAAGACCCCGACATGTGCCGCTGTGGTCTCTGGACGTCCCGCAGCCGACAATTTCGCTGCCTACGTGCGCCAGTTTAAGGATCACAAGTATGTCAAAGGTTTACGCCAGGTGTTGCATGTCAAAGATACGCCACCAGGGTACTGCTTGCAGCCCGCTTTCATTCGGGGCATCCGATTGCTGGGGGAGCTAGGTTTGAGTTTCGACTTGTGCATTCGCCCAGCCGAATTGCCTGACTACGTCAAGCTGATTGACCAATGTCCGCATACACGTTTCATTCTGGATCACTGTGGGAACGCCGACCTGAAACACACCCGTGAGCAGCGGGAAAAGTGGAAAAAAGACATGGCGGAGATCGCCAAGCGCAAGCATATCGTTTGCAAGGTCAGTGGTTTTTTGGCTTCGGCTCCCAAACGAGGTGAGTGGAAACTGGAAGATGTGGCGGATATCGTTCATCACACCCTTGATGTATTCGGACCGGACCGTGTTATGTTTGGTGGAGATTGGCCGGTGTGCTTGTTGGGGGTCGAGAAGTACGCCGACTGGGTCAACGCTCTCAAGGAAGTCATCCGCGATCGACCAGAAGAGGTGCAACGCAAGCTGTTCCACGATAATGCGGTGAAGTTCTACGGCCTGCCGAAATGA
- a CDS encoding Hsp70 family protein, translated as MTSRFVVGIDLGTTNCALAYVDTGAASPPRVQVLPILQLIAPGEVAERPLLPSFLYLPAPGEQPAGALQLPWDKQRDYCVGEFARQFGSQVPTRLVASAKSWLCHPHVDRRAAFLPLRAPDSVRKVSPVEASIRYLRHLAEAWNYTIGRDVPDHRLELQEIILTVPASFDAAARDLTVEAARAAGLEHLTLLEEPQAAFYAWIDHCGDTWRDLVHVGDLVLVADVGGGTTDFTLIEVGEENGSLVLTRLAVGEHLLLGGDNMDLTLAYHVAQQLQKERGLRLDAVQLAQLTHACRIAKESLLASPQLGSAPVTLLGKGRAVVGGTITYELPRSLVEQVILDGFFPYCPPDATPQTGSAVGLEELGLPYASDPAITRHLAEFLQRHGEALARRESKGRKKTGRLLPTALLFNGGVFKSDLLRQRLCEVLHRWSEPENSETPRELPGADFDLAVARGAAYYGLARRGKGVRIRGGTARAYYIGVAANLPAVPGFPPPIKALCVAPFGMEEGSQTDIPGYEVGLRVGTEAEFRFLGSTTRREDVPGTLVEDWEGQIEELTPIRATLDPQGAAAAGQIVPVHLHSKVTPVGQLELWLHSRDGSHRWKLEYNVREKPRSG; from the coding sequence ATGACTTCACGTTTTGTCGTCGGTATCGATTTAGGAACGACCAATTGCGCCTTGGCCTATGTCGATACAGGAGCCGCTAGCCCGCCTCGTGTTCAGGTTTTGCCCATCCTCCAATTGATCGCACCAGGAGAGGTGGCAGAGCGCCCCCTGCTCCCATCATTTCTGTATTTACCAGCCCCAGGTGAGCAACCTGCTGGAGCCTTACAACTGCCTTGGGACAAACAGAGGGACTACTGCGTCGGCGAATTTGCCCGGCAATTCGGGTCACAGGTACCGACCCGCTTGGTAGCATCTGCCAAGTCGTGGTTATGCCATCCCCATGTCGATCGCCGAGCTGCATTCCTCCCGTTGCGTGCTCCGGACTCTGTGCGGAAAGTTTCGCCTGTGGAAGCCAGTATCCGCTACCTCCGGCATCTGGCAGAAGCGTGGAATTATACGATCGGCCGCGATGTTCCAGATCACCGGCTGGAACTTCAAGAGATTATCCTAACCGTTCCGGCTTCCTTCGATGCGGCAGCCCGTGACCTGACCGTCGAGGCCGCACGGGCCGCCGGCCTCGAACATCTGACCCTCCTGGAGGAACCGCAGGCCGCCTTTTATGCCTGGATCGACCATTGCGGCGACACTTGGCGAGACTTGGTCCACGTCGGCGATCTGGTCTTGGTCGCAGACGTAGGCGGCGGCACTACTGACTTCACTCTCATTGAAGTTGGCGAAGAAAATGGCTCACTCGTTCTGACCCGGCTGGCGGTTGGCGAACACCTGCTCCTGGGCGGCGATAACATGGACCTGACGCTGGCCTATCATGTCGCCCAGCAACTGCAAAAAGAGCGCGGCCTGCGGCTAGATGCTGTACAACTGGCCCAACTTACCCACGCGTGCCGGATAGCCAAAGAGTCGCTCCTGGCATCCCCTCAATTGGGCAGTGCACCGGTCACCTTGCTGGGCAAAGGGCGCGCTGTTGTGGGAGGCACTATCACCTACGAATTGCCGCGATCCCTGGTGGAACAAGTGATTCTGGATGGTTTCTTCCCCTATTGTCCGCCCGATGCTACCCCACAAACCGGAAGTGCCGTGGGCTTGGAAGAGCTTGGCCTCCCTTATGCCAGCGATCCTGCCATTACACGGCATCTGGCAGAATTCCTCCAGCGTCACGGGGAAGCTCTCGCCCGCCGGGAAAGCAAGGGCCGCAAAAAGACGGGGCGGCTCCTCCCCACGGCTTTACTCTTCAACGGGGGAGTCTTCAAATCCGACTTACTCCGGCAACGACTTTGCGAGGTGCTTCACCGTTGGAGTGAGCCAGAAAACTCCGAAACGCCACGAGAACTTCCCGGAGCGGATTTTGATCTCGCCGTCGCACGGGGAGCTGCCTACTACGGATTGGCACGCCGCGGCAAAGGGGTACGCATCCGGGGCGGTACCGCCCGTGCCTACTACATCGGTGTCGCTGCCAATCTACCGGCTGTGCCGGGTTTTCCCCCACCCATCAAGGCCCTGTGTGTCGCCCCCTTTGGGATGGAAGAAGGGAGCCAGACCGATATTCCCGGTTATGAAGTCGGACTGCGAGTTGGAACCGAAGCTGAGTTCCGTTTCCTCGGCTCCACCACGCGCCGTGAAGATGTCCCCGGCACTCTCGTCGAGGATTGGGAAGGACAAATCGAAGAGCTGACACCGATCCGCGCCACGCTCGATCCCCAAGGCGCTGCTGCCGCCGGCCAGATCGTTCCCGTCCACCTTCATAGCAAGGTGACACCTGTGGGCCAACTCGAACTGTGGCTCCACTCCCGCGATGGTTCCCACCGCTGGAAGCTTGAATACAACGTGCGGGAAAAGCCTCGTTCGGGCTGA